TTTGACGGCACAAACGCCGAGGTTTTCCCCTTCCTGCGTCGTCATTTGCAGCTGCTGTACAGCGCTCACACCGTCCTGCGGGTAAAAAACCATCGCTTTTGTGCCGTCGACATCACGGAAACCATTCATCGCGGCGATGCCTGTGTCACCCGATGTTGCCACTAAGATGCACGCCGTGCGCGTTTCACCAGTCTTGCGTAACGACGCTGTCAACAAATGCGGCAGAGCTTGCAACGCCATATCTTTGAAAGCATGGGTCGGGCCGTGCCACAGTTCAAGCAGACAGTCATCGCCGACGGTAACGACTTTAGCGACGGCCGGGTCGTTGAAATTACTGTATGCTTTTGCGCACAAAATTTCCAGTTCTTCGCAGGAAAATTCGGGCAAGAATAATGCCATAATGTTTGCCGCGCGTTGCGCGTACGTCATTTGGGCGAAAGTTTGCCAGTGCTCCGGCGTAAAGTTTGGCAATTGGCTTGGCAGAAATAATCCGCCGTCATCGGCCAGACCTTGCGCGATGGCTTGTGCTGCCGTTCGTTTTAGTGTGTTGTCGCGGGTACTGATGTAGTGCATGATTCCACCAACCTCATCATGTTCTTGTAGAATAACTTGTCTAGCTGTGCGGCCGTCCAGCCGCGCTTAGTCAGTATATCACACAATACCCCATACTCGTCAAGCCCTTTTACGCTGTTGACCATATTATAAGTACCGTCATCGTTGTAGCAACCATCCCAGTCGCCGCCCAACGCAATGATATTTTCACCGCTCAAATTCATCCAATGTTCGAGGTGTTCAACAACGTTTTCCCAAGACGCGTTATCGGTGCCGGCAACAAAAGGCGCGTATAAATTCAAACCGACAACACCATTGATGGACTGAATTTTCTTGAATTGCTCGTCTGTGATGTTGCGCAGATGGTCGCAGCACCGCCGTGAGTTGGAGTGAGAAAAAAGGACAGTGCCACCTGTTTCTTGCGCCACATCGAGGGCATCTTTGATAGCAGCGGCTCCTGCGTGCGACAAGTC
This window of the Oscillospiraceae bacterium genome carries:
- a CDS encoding dipeptidase, which encodes DLSHAGAAAIKDALDVAQETGGTVLFSHSNSRRCCDHLRNITDEQFKKIQSINGVVGLNLYAPFVAGTDNASWENVVEHLEHWMNLSGENIIALGGDWDGCYNDDGTYNMVNSVKGLDEYGVLCDILTKRGWTAAQLDKLFYKNMMRLVESCTTSVPATTH